The DNA segment ACCTCTCCAACTGACTTCCCTTTCGCCCACTCTAGCTGATGTGAGTACAGTGGATTCTGCACTAGGAACTTTACACATTCCATGTTGATGTTTACATATGTAACATCAGATTTAAAAATATCCTCCAACCTTTCCTTTCCGAGGCGATTACAAAAACTAATGCCTTCGGAGTCCAGTTTGATAACATCAGTGGAAGGTTTTCCTTGAAGCTCGTTGCCATGGACACGCCAGTCCTCCTTGACCGGAAGCAGATACGTGCGTATATCACACGGAGCCGTAAGTATGACCTTGAACTTGCGCTGTGTCATCACAGATATGATATACGCAGCAACGATGCCCTTCTGTCTGTCTGCCCACCCACCACAAGCAAATGATCCATCACATTTGTACACAATGTACTGACTCCATTTACCGTAGGAGTGTGGAATGGAGAAGATATGGCTGCTGTCTGCCTGGTGCAGGTGATGTCGTACGCCCTTGTATTGTCGCTGTTCGACGGATTTTCCGTACGACAAGTGCAGGCTGGGGATGAAGGAGACAAACAGAGCCGCCGACACAAACACcgtcagcagcagcagcttcAGGAACATCTGCAACAGGAGGCACTTTAGAGTCAGGACATGGGGATCAAGTCTCGATGAGACCCATTAGCTACTGACCGGTTGTCTGGCGTATGTGGTTGTTCCTAAACCTTTCCTACAGATTTTGGGTTTGTGTGGATGATGTTTTACACTAAATGtgtcacagtttgttgacataCTTTGAAACATATTCCACATTCCACCTCCGTATGTCGGTTCTAACATTTACCTGAGACCTAAGGGAGCAAAGGTATGTATGAATCAGCCATACCAAGCAGACACAGACGATATGCACTGTGACTATCAGATAAATTAAGGTCAGTTCAAATGGTACATGTGCGAAGACTACATCCAGATGCAGATTTACTCTGAAGGTATTTGTACGGATGACCCTGTCGTCTCACTGGGCGTATTTCCCTGTACGCTTCCTTAAGTACTCCACCACCAACAGACTGTTGGTTCGAATCCACTTTCTACACCATTACCAATGCTGATACGGAGATTAACACTGTGAAGGAAAATGAGCCAAGTCGGATTTGGGAAATGAATGGTACTCAATCTCAAAGAAAGGCAATTACGATTCTAAGGCTTTGTCCGAAGGACTTCCGATGTTAATTCTGATTATATGCCATACCTGTATAATAATAATTGTCAAAGTACATAGATTTTTATCTCGTAAATCGACTTTAATTACAAATAACCGGACGTGTTGGTTTACCAAGAAACCGATGTAGTTACATTTTTATATCATCAGTGGTAGTTATTTCTGGGGCACCAAATGACTGAACTGAAAGTAATGGTCAAGAACACTTCATTTGATGTCGTGACCCTATTTTACGGCAACAGTGTGGTTGGTCTGTGATGTATAATTGTCGGAcataagaaacattaaaatgctTTGAAAACCAAGGTCCAAAATACACTCGTACAAGTGTCCATTGAACATGATTTCTTGTTTCATGCttataaatatacaaacatgtCTGTATACTTTTTTGCACTGTAGTTCATTTGCAGGTTACAAAGATCACATGGTGCATGGTGGTACATGGTGGTACGTGTGTACGATGCTTTAAGGTCATCATAGATATGGTCAATGGACACCAATGTTTTTGTCTTATTGTTTTCCAGTGACTTGGTACACCATGACTTGGGTGAAGTGCTATaaagaaattatgttgtgttgtcctgtgaaaatattgttttatgattAACTGCTAGTTTTAAgttaatatctgtgataatctaggtattttactgtcctttggtgACGGATGTATATATTGTCTAAGTATATTTTTTATACTTAGACTCCTAGTTACGGTATGGCTGATTTACTGCAGATGTGTCTTCAAACTTAAatcactcatacactcacacactcatgatTGCAACCTGAATATCTTGACTTCTGTGAATAAAAGACGTGTGGTGTGACAGTTATGCATACACACCGGCCATCGTCCACGGAACAGCCTCGGGAGATGAGCAGCAATCAGTACCATGGTGGCAGTTCTTGGTTGTATGGTGACtacaaacctgaaatatacGTTATGCTTTTGTATTATGTTGCATGCGCAGTGTTGTTTATAGTGTGTGGAGACCGGTCCAGACTTACACACACATAATTGTGATGCTGACATCTCTGCTCTTACATAtcgaacactcactcactcactcactcagtgactccttcactcattcactcactcaggcagTGACTCCTTCACTCAGTcgttcactcactaactcactcaagaAATATCTCTTAATATACTTAAGTTCTATGGAGGTGTTCTGTGCACATCACATATGATCGCAATCTCAGGCTTAACAACCTCCATCAAACTGATACTTTGTAAATAGCTAAAGGAAACTGGTACATTCAGTTTCTGATGATGATAAAACGTAAGAGTCGGACATCATTTGGCTCCTTAGATCGTCACGTGGCCAGGAGCTGCTGTCTCAGTCTGTTTAACAATACCTCTCGTcgcatatttcttgtaaacaaacataagATGTACGCGTACGTTGCTTACTATAAGCAGTATATCTGCTCGGCAAACTGAGAACAATCTCCTACGTCGGCCCCGACAAGCAACGGTCTTGGGTGAAGCTGAACATGCCACAGAAGCACATTATGTCATTCGATCCTTATTATAATATAATGACAACTGTGTCTTTGTACCGCGCTTTTATCgtattttccaacacagtgcGTTCATCTGTATCATGATTGTATACCTCTATTTGTCTTTGATCAACCAATCACAattcagtatttactgaagtcatagTAAAATAAACCCTACGACAGTTACCTACTGATTATGGCCGTTCAACATTGTCAAGGTAGTAGCTCCGGCGCTCCACTCCCTTGGTCGGTTGCAGGATGCTATGTCTAGGAGGCAGGGTAAGGACGACCTGGGCCCCCAACTAACCCTATTGCATTCATGGACTAGCATACATACATTGAAAGATAAATTCTATATAAGTTCTATACTCACATACGTTTATTTTCTCTCTGTCTACCTGTCTTATTACAATTTCAACACAAGACGTTTTTAAATTTAGAGCCATTagaatttcgttatatacctcagATTTTCCAGgccagtatgtttatctcctaactggCTAGTTCATTTACGACAATACTACAATCGGTACGTTTGTGAGAAAGTGTGATACCAAATATAACCTGTGCTTTCAATTGTCAGCATCGTACTCCCATTCGTTCCCCAAGTGCAGTGCCAAAATCCATGATTTTTCAAGGATCACAATATGACCTTTGCTTGTAGGAAAGTCTAGGAAGTTACTCAGGAGAGTTTGGTAGTGTGGATCAAGGAGAGAACTTTGCGGGTGTATGAGGCTCTTTGTACATTCACCAGGTTTGTTAGTTTGAACGCTGTTGAAACAGGGTTGTCTATTGGCACTTTCTTAGTACAGAAGACAGATAATTGAATACAATGCTGCAGGTAACATCGCCCATGGTAGATTCAAATGTTCTCGTGTTCCTTGCTTAATTAGACAGATCTGCACGAAATGAACCTGTAATTTGCCTCTTGGGAAATTGGGTCTCCACGAGTAATTCCTAATATAACGTTTTCAAACGGAAGTATTGCGACTTGCCCCAGATGTTTCACGTGCTGAATTTGATGGAACTTTGAACATCTCATCCTGGCATGCTGCACACTATTTAAAGTCTGCGATCATGCGATGTGTTGCCGATGTTCCAGGCTAAAACATCAACATTAAACACCTTGACTGTTCCATATGGTGTTATGTTAACACATGCATAAAACTATATTCGCTCACTGGTTAGTTATGCCCTCACTGAGCACTGTTACTTGAGAATGTTGCTGAATTATTCGTTTCTTTTGCTGACTTGTATCTCGGGTCGTTAATTGTTACAGTAGTACTTTCATTTTCCTTCATCCATATAGTTTTAACAAATACCCGATAACCTTGTGCGTTTGACTATCCTTCGTTGACAAAGTTTTataaattatatgtatttgttaaaaaaacgaATATGGAAGTAGTATTGATGGTGatgatatggatgaaatattgccgatgtgactttaaattgtaactcactcgCAGTCCTTTTTCAgcttaaatgggt comes from the Haliotis asinina isolate JCU_RB_2024 chromosome 12, JCU_Hal_asi_v2, whole genome shotgun sequence genome and includes:
- the LOC137258717 gene encoding uncharacterized protein, coding for MVLIAAHLPRLFRGRWPMFLKLLLLTVFVSAALFVSFIPSLHLSYGKSVEQRQYKGVRHHLHQADSSHIFSIPHSYGKWSQYIVYKCDGSFACGGWADRQKGIVAAYIISVMTQRKFKVILTAPCDIRTYLLPVKEDWRVHGNELQGKPSTDVIKLDSEGISFCNRLGKERLEDIFKSDVTYVNINMECVKFLVQNPLYSHQLEWAKGKSVGEVYKVVWNSLFRLNQKTGNHLRTFRSQISRSKTLVCSQIRVGYSPTIPQDRIINTLEHVEAVWNFLTKYNDSDRYHIFLTTDSEQVRDIGRSKFPDVNLELKGHIVHVDRTRGDHVCDGLEKTLLDQIILSTCDVLIISESGFGRIAAYMRQSQDNLYCLNVANITKCTETSHQFIRGPW